One window from the genome of Haladaptatus paucihalophilus DX253 encodes:
- a CDS encoding 23S rRNA (uridine(2552)-2'-O)-methyltransferase — MARKDHYYNKSKQQGYRSRAAYKLKQLDESAHLLHEGETVVDLGAAPGGWLQVAAEEVGDTGTVIGVDLQRIKDIDGVETIRGDMTEEETQEEVIDVAGSADVVLSDMAPNMTGEYSLDHARSVYLARQAFETALELLDSGGDFVVKVFQGPDLDDLREDMEPEFEYVRTMSPDASRDESSEVYLVARKRLTAPVRPGDTLEVTIEGVGSEGDGVAKVEEYTLFVPNTEEGETVEIRVDDVKPKFGFAQRLDRD; from the coding sequence ATGGCCCGTAAAGACCACTACTACAACAAATCCAAGCAGCAAGGCTACCGCTCGCGGGCGGCCTACAAACTCAAGCAGTTGGACGAATCCGCACACCTCCTCCACGAGGGCGAGACGGTCGTGGACCTCGGGGCGGCCCCCGGCGGTTGGCTCCAAGTCGCCGCCGAGGAAGTCGGCGACACCGGCACCGTCATCGGGGTCGACCTGCAGCGAATCAAGGACATCGACGGCGTGGAAACCATCCGCGGCGACATGACCGAGGAGGAAACCCAAGAGGAGGTCATCGACGTCGCCGGGTCCGCCGACGTCGTTCTCTCGGACATGGCACCGAACATGACCGGCGAGTACAGCCTCGACCACGCTCGCTCGGTGTACCTCGCCCGACAGGCGTTCGAGACGGCGCTCGAACTCCTCGATTCCGGCGGCGACTTCGTGGTCAAGGTGTTCCAAGGCCCGGACTTGGACGACCTGCGCGAGGACATGGAACCCGAGTTCGAGTACGTTCGAACCATGAGTCCCGACGCCTCGCGCGACGAGTCCTCCGAGGTCTACCTCGTCGCCCGGAAACGCCTCACCGCGCCCGTCAGACCCGGCGACACCCTCGAAGTGACCATCGAAGGCGTGGGGAGCGAAGGCGACGGCGTGGCGAAAGTCGAGGAGTACACGTTGTTCGTTCCGAACACCGAGGAGGGAGAGACGGTCGAAATCCGCGTCGATGACGTGAAACCGAAGTTCGGCTTCGCACAGCGATTGGACCGAGACTGA
- a CDS encoding ORC1-type DNA replication protein codes for MADDPEEGMLSWDESVFREEHVFEIDYVPETFKHRESQTQSLQYALRPAVRGSRPLNVMARGPPGTGKTTSVQKLFDELSAQTDVRTVRVNCQVDSTRYAIFSRIFEGIFDYEPPSSGISFKKLFRQITDKLVEEDEVLVVALDDVNYLFYEGEASDTLYSLLRAHEAHSGAKIGVIVVSSDLNLDVIEELDTRVQSVFRPEDVYFPVYDRQEIVDILGERVKRGFHEGVIGPDVLERVAELTAESGDLRVGIDLLRRAGLNAEMRASRTVSLQDVEDAYEKSKFVHLSHSLHALSENEVALVRVIAEHDGEQAGEVYDVFHEETDLGYTRYSEIINKVDQLGIIDATYTNVDGRGRSRSLSLRYDPEAVLARLDD; via the coding sequence ATGGCAGACGACCCCGAGGAGGGGATGTTGTCGTGGGACGAGTCGGTGTTCCGCGAGGAGCACGTCTTCGAAATCGACTACGTTCCGGAGACGTTCAAACACCGCGAATCCCAGACACAGAGCCTTCAATACGCGCTTCGGCCAGCAGTTCGCGGGTCGCGCCCACTCAACGTCATGGCGCGCGGACCGCCGGGGACTGGCAAGACGACTTCCGTACAGAAACTGTTCGACGAACTGTCGGCCCAAACCGACGTTCGGACGGTTCGCGTCAACTGTCAGGTGGATTCGACGCGGTACGCCATTTTCTCGCGCATCTTCGAGGGGATATTCGATTACGAACCGCCGTCCAGCGGTATCTCGTTCAAGAAGCTGTTCCGCCAAATCACGGACAAACTGGTCGAGGAGGACGAGGTGCTCGTCGTCGCGCTGGACGATGTGAACTACCTGTTCTACGAGGGGGAAGCCTCCGATACGCTCTATTCGCTCCTCCGCGCTCACGAGGCCCACAGCGGGGCGAAAATCGGCGTCATCGTCGTCTCCTCCGACCTCAACCTCGACGTCATCGAGGAACTCGATACCCGCGTCCAGAGCGTCTTTCGACCCGAGGACGTGTACTTCCCGGTCTACGACCGACAGGAGATCGTCGATATCCTCGGCGAGCGCGTCAAGCGCGGCTTCCACGAGGGCGTCATCGGCCCGGACGTGCTGGAGCGCGTCGCCGAACTCACCGCCGAGAGCGGCGACCTTCGCGTCGGCATCGACCTCCTCCGGCGCGCGGGCCTGAACGCCGAGATGCGCGCCAGCCGAACCGTGAGCCTGCAGGACGTGGAGGACGCCTACGAGAAATCCAAGTTCGTCCACCTCTCCCATAGCCTGCACGCCTTGAGCGAAAACGAGGTCGCGCTCGTCCGCGTCATCGCCGAACACGACGGCGAGCAGGCGGGCGAGGTGTACGACGTCTTCCACGAGGAGACCGACTTGGGTTACACCCGATATTCCGAAATCATCAACAAGGTGGACCAACTCGGCATCATCGACGCCACCTACACCAACGTCGATGGTCGCGGACGGTCGCGGTCGCTGTCGCTGCGATACGACCCCGAAGCCGTGTTGGCGCGGTTGGACGACTGA
- a CDS encoding MutS-related protein, which translates to MDLEAVPGVGAKTADALAELDDAERALETGDVATLARAPGITEGRAAAIARGAIRIRHDDDGGFLATDRARELYRDALSLVKARAVTTYAKKRLETLYPSSAASRIEEVQAFTRASMERTPTADVRAALADVEPLSAPQGVRVTDRCLATTDAERYAKAREVIPELPVEVVEDTRELAELARGYSTVVALDEAFAGVTIDGDVRVEPGALETPAELVPERPLAFFAANRDTLLAAAEVHRVAGMDALLDIDGLESALARVTADGGVTGDDELARLTDAIADLDAAVSMAENVANDRLREAIRERDVTIEGSDLLSLVERGAGVDSLLSRELGDEYDAAVEAAREHLVETLALDAGETELARQAFPEDPTFPVEHDESVISRLREQLEAEKSRRAARHKRELARELADEREAAEELVRAALELDVELAVARFASDFECVMPDFDGDGFDIAAGRSPLLDVEFAAVEPVDYGVSGVALLSGVNSGGKTSTLDLVALVVILAHMGLPVPADSVRLRRFEELHYHGKTQGTLDAGAFESTLREFAALADGQAGRLVLVDELESITEPGASAKIIAGILEELGERDVTGVFVSHLADEIRDVARYDVAVDGIEAKGLVDGELVVERSPVKDHLARSTPELIVEKLADGGENGFYDRLLAKFE; encoded by the coding sequence ATGGACCTTGAGGCGGTACCCGGCGTCGGTGCGAAGACCGCGGACGCGCTCGCGGAACTCGACGACGCCGAGCGAGCGTTGGAAACCGGCGATGTCGCCACGTTGGCGCGAGCGCCGGGAATCACGGAAGGGCGGGCCGCTGCCATCGCGCGCGGTGCCATCAGGATTCGACACGACGACGACGGCGGCTTTCTCGCCACCGACAGGGCGCGGGAGTTGTACCGAGACGCCCTCTCGCTCGTGAAAGCGCGGGCCGTCACGACGTACGCGAAAAAGCGTCTCGAAACGCTGTATCCCAGTTCCGCCGCATCCAGAATCGAAGAGGTACAGGCGTTCACGCGCGCGTCGATGGAACGAACGCCGACGGCGGACGTTCGGGCGGCGTTGGCCGACGTCGAACCGCTCTCGGCCCCGCAAGGCGTTCGGGTCACCGACCGCTGTCTGGCGACGACCGACGCCGAGCGGTACGCGAAAGCGCGCGAGGTGATTCCCGAACTGCCGGTCGAAGTCGTGGAGGACACGCGGGAACTGGCGGAACTCGCGCGCGGGTACTCCACCGTCGTCGCGCTGGACGAGGCGTTCGCGGGCGTCACCATCGACGGTGACGTTCGCGTCGAACCGGGTGCGCTGGAAACCCCTGCGGAACTCGTCCCCGAGCGTCCGCTCGCCTTCTTCGCCGCGAATCGGGACACCCTGCTCGCCGCCGCCGAAGTCCACCGCGTCGCGGGGATGGACGCGCTGCTCGACATCGACGGATTGGAGTCCGCACTCGCCCGCGTCACCGCGGATGGCGGGGTGACGGGCGACGACGAACTCGCTCGGTTGACGGACGCCATCGCCGACTTGGACGCCGCCGTCTCGATGGCCGAAAACGTCGCCAACGACCGACTTCGGGAGGCGATTCGGGAGCGGGACGTGACCATCGAAGGCTCCGACCTGCTCTCGCTGGTCGAGCGCGGTGCGGGCGTCGATTCGCTCCTTTCGCGCGAGTTGGGCGACGAGTACGACGCCGCCGTCGAGGCCGCCCGCGAGCATTTGGTCGAGACGCTGGCGCTGGACGCAGGTGAAACCGAACTCGCGCGGCAGGCGTTCCCGGAGGACCCGACGTTTCCCGTGGAGCACGACGAGAGCGTGATTTCGCGGCTCCGAGAACAACTGGAAGCCGAAAAGTCGCGGCGGGCGGCGCGACACAAGCGCGAACTCGCCCGCGAACTCGCGGACGAGCGCGAGGCGGCGGAAGAACTCGTTCGCGCCGCGCTCGAACTGGACGTGGAACTCGCCGTCGCCCGGTTCGCCAGCGACTTCGAGTGCGTCATGCCCGACTTCGACGGCGACGGCTTCGACATCGCGGCCGGGCGCTCCCCGTTGCTCGACGTGGAGTTCGCCGCCGTCGAACCGGTCGATTACGGCGTCTCGGGCGTGGCCCTCCTCTCGGGAGTCAACAGCGGCGGGAAGACGTCGACGCTCGACCTCGTGGCGCTCGTCGTCATCCTCGCCCACATGGGCCTGCCGGTTCCGGCGGACTCGGTTCGCTTGCGACGGTTCGAGGAACTGCACTACCACGGCAAGACGCAGGGAACTCTCGACGCGGGGGCGTTCGAGAGCACGCTCCGGGAGTTCGCGGCCCTCGCCGACGGGCAGGCGGGCCGCCTCGTGCTCGTGGACGAACTCGAAAGCATCACCGAACCCGGCGCGAGCGCGAAAATCATCGCGGGGATTCTGGAGGAGTTGGGCGAGCGCGACGTGACCGGCGTCTTCGTCTCCCACCTCGCCGACGAGATTCGGGACGTGGCGCGGTACGACGTGGCGGTCGATGGCATCGAAGCCAAAGGACTGGTCGACGGCGAACTCGTGGTCGAACGCTCCCCGGTGAAAGACCACCTCGCTCGTTCGACGCCCGAACTCATCGTGGAGAAACTGGCCGACGGGGGAGAAAACGGGTTTTACGACCGACTGCTGGCGAAGTTCGAGTAG
- a CDS encoding queuosine precursor transporter translates to MTERRDAHSVLATGQLGLTALFVTALVTAQLTAAKVLQFTIPLTLPITGDALVLPGAALAYALTFFASDCYAEVYGRKAAQRLVNVAFVMIFAMLVLVWSTIEAPAAQNSVDPAKFRTVLSASTNIVVGSLCAYVVSQNWDVIVFHRIRDLTDGDHLWARNIGSTASSQAIDTVIFVGVAFYALPRFAGIGPILPENVILSLIVGQYVFKLFVALLDTPFVYAVVGFLRSQTSASRVPSSAD, encoded by the coding sequence ATGACTGAGCGGCGGGACGCTCACTCGGTACTGGCCACCGGGCAACTCGGCCTCACCGCGCTGTTCGTGACGGCGCTCGTGACGGCACAGCTCACGGCGGCGAAGGTGCTCCAGTTCACCATTCCGCTCACCCTGCCGATTACGGGCGACGCGCTCGTCCTTCCGGGGGCGGCGCTGGCCTACGCGCTGACCTTCTTCGCCTCCGACTGCTACGCCGAGGTGTACGGACGAAAGGCGGCCCAGCGACTGGTCAACGTCGCCTTCGTCATGATATTCGCCATGCTGGTGCTCGTCTGGTCCACCATCGAAGCGCCCGCCGCGCAGAACAGCGTGGACCCCGCCAAGTTCCGCACCGTCCTCAGCGCGAGCACGAACATCGTCGTCGGAAGCCTCTGTGCCTACGTCGTCAGTCAGAACTGGGACGTCATCGTCTTCCACCGAATCCGCGACCTCACCGACGGCGACCACCTCTGGGCTCGCAACATCGGGTCCACGGCGAGCAGTCAGGCAATCGATACCGTCATCTTCGTCGGCGTCGCGTTCTACGCGCTCCCGCGCTTCGCCGGTATCGGGCCGATACTCCCGGAGAACGTCATCCTCTCGCTCATCGTCGGCCAGTACGTCTTCAAACTGTTCGTCGCGCTGCTCGACACGCCGTTCGTCTACGCCGTCGTCGGGTTTCTCCGGTCGCAAACGTCCGCAAGTAGGGTGCCGAGTTCGGCCGACTGA
- a CDS encoding twin-arginine translocase subunit TatC, with product MSTSGNSLIDEDTANTVASGRETIGAMLSTAQTHLQKVFIVFVLGFIGMFYAMSMVVWPFLRDVTTSGMSQTVMKHVEIVAVTPFDVILLQAKIAMFSGIILAIPVLLYLGRDSIRQREWYPEFSISYWKIIPLVGLAAALFIGGLAYGYSVYLPLMFQFLAKNAVQANLSPKYGIVQWTEFVLIISLSFGLAAELPLIMSGLSYSGIVKYETFRDKWRYAILTIFVFGAVASPPDPFTQVMWAIPLVILYGFSLYLSKILVTIKRGSSKVSIRKSVAERWNYLLGIALIAGGATYLFFSRAGVSYVNSQLLPALPAGFRPAAFSPIEEALGMPRGTAILLVAGAVGLVALVVAALYYLFVSLEANAAVGQQRGGAPAAIDIEQLDAAGVRAAPPEVFTEMDEGESLDYARAAMEADQPEKAQAIFDRFDEANAEEEEEEEAAESDPEVREAEGAPLAEDVAQQPSQEAREEGNVLQRTAAGVTNAFTEDETTEDDIGGYYYDFAFILQSLTSKFFRIVGVFMLVLASVFVYLYQGGIGDINSDFTSRVPQSILANGQQLNVVTLHPVEALIFEVKISTLLAAVSVLPMVLYYSWPAMKERKLVRGNRNVFFLWGGTLFVGLIVGSYVGYTIVAPNIISWLVTDAHNADMLIYYRVKAFFWLVFLTTVGIGLLADVPVTMFLFHWAGIVPFESMFEYWRGVVIGVFAVAALVTPDSLYTMFLVAIPVSVAYIFGLSVLWIGTLGGRRA from the coding sequence ATGTCTACCTCGGGGAACAGTCTCATCGACGAGGATACCGCCAACACCGTCGCTTCCGGACGTGAAACCATCGGAGCGATGCTTTCGACGGCACAGACACACCTTCAGAAAGTCTTCATCGTATTCGTTCTCGGCTTCATCGGCATGTTCTACGCCATGTCGATGGTGGTGTGGCCGTTCCTGCGCGACGTGACGACCTCCGGGATGTCACAGACAGTGATGAAACACGTCGAAATCGTCGCGGTGACGCCGTTCGACGTCATTCTCCTCCAAGCGAAAATAGCGATGTTCTCCGGTATTATTCTCGCTATCCCCGTTTTGCTCTATCTCGGCCGTGATTCGATTCGGCAACGCGAATGGTATCCCGAGTTCTCCATCTCCTATTGGAAGATAATCCCGCTGGTCGGCCTCGCGGCGGCCCTGTTCATCGGCGGACTGGCCTACGGGTACTCCGTCTATCTCCCGCTGATGTTCCAGTTCCTCGCCAAGAACGCGGTGCAGGCGAACCTGAGCCCGAAGTACGGTATCGTGCAGTGGACCGAGTTCGTCCTCATTATCTCGCTTTCGTTCGGTCTGGCCGCGGAACTGCCGCTCATCATGAGCGGCCTCAGCTACTCGGGCATCGTCAAATACGAGACGTTCCGCGACAAGTGGCGCTACGCAATCCTCACCATCTTCGTCTTCGGCGCGGTAGCGTCCCCGCCGGACCCGTTCACGCAGGTCATGTGGGCGATTCCGCTCGTCATCCTCTACGGATTCAGTCTCTATCTGTCGAAAATCCTCGTCACCATCAAGCGCGGGAGCAGCAAGGTGAGCATCAGAAAATCGGTGGCGGAGCGGTGGAACTACCTCCTCGGTATCGCACTCATCGCCGGTGGCGCGACGTACCTCTTCTTCAGCCGAGCCGGGGTCAGCTACGTGAACAGCCAACTGCTCCCGGCACTTCCGGCCGGGTTCCGACCCGCGGCGTTCTCCCCCATCGAGGAGGCGCTGGGCATGCCGCGCGGAACGGCCATCCTCCTCGTCGCCGGAGCGGTCGGGCTGGTCGCCCTCGTCGTCGCCGCTCTCTACTACCTGTTCGTCTCGCTCGAAGCGAACGCCGCAGTCGGCCAGCAGCGCGGTGGCGCACCGGCCGCGATCGACATCGAACAGCTCGACGCCGCCGGGGTTCGGGCCGCTCCGCCCGAAGTGTTCACCGAGATGGACGAGGGCGAATCGCTCGACTACGCCCGCGCCGCGATGGAGGCCGACCAACCCGAGAAGGCGCAGGCCATCTTCGACCGTTTCGACGAAGCGAACGCCGAAGAGGAAGAAGAAGAGGAAGCCGCGGAATCGGACCCGGAGGTCCGCGAGGCCGAGGGCGCACCGCTCGCCGAGGACGTCGCCCAGCAACCGAGCCAAGAGGCCCGAGAAGAGGGCAACGTCCTCCAGCGCACCGCCGCGGGCGTGACGAACGCGTTCACGGAAGACGAGACGACCGAGGACGACATCGGCGGCTACTACTACGACTTCGCGTTCATCCTCCAGAGTCTCACGTCGAAGTTCTTCCGCATCGTCGGCGTGTTCATGCTCGTGCTCGCCAGCGTGTTCGTCTACCTGTACCAGGGCGGCATCGGCGACATCAACAGCGACTTCACGAGCCGTGTGCCACAGTCGATACTGGCGAACGGTCAACAGCTCAACGTCGTCACCCTGCACCCGGTCGAGGCGCTCATCTTCGAGGTGAAGATAAGCACCCTGCTCGCCGCCGTGTCGGTGCTCCCGATGGTGCTCTACTACAGTTGGCCCGCGATGAAGGAGCGCAAACTCGTCAGGGGCAACCGCAACGTGTTCTTCCTGTGGGGCGGCACGCTGTTCGTCGGACTCATCGTCGGGAGCTACGTCGGCTACACCATCGTCGCCCCGAACATCATCTCGTGGCTCGTCACCGACGCCCACAACGCCGACATGCTCATCTACTACCGAGTGAAGGCGTTCTTCTGGCTCGTGTTCCTCACCACGGTCGGCATCGGGTTGCTCGCCGACGTACCGGTGACGATGTTCCTGTTCCACTGGGCCGGAATCGTCCCGTTCGAGTCGATGTTCGAATACTGGCGCGGCGTCGTCATCGGTGTCTTCGCCGTCGCCGCACTGGTGACCCCCGACAGCCTCTACACGATGTTCCTCGTCGCCATCCCCGTCTCCGTCGCGTACATCTTCGGACTGAGCGTCCTCTGGATAGGGACGCTCGGCGGACGACGCGCCTGA
- a CDS encoding ribbon-helix-helix domain-containing protein, protein MTKISVEVPDELLSDLDDHVGDDGKFVNRSEAIRASIRKMLDILDEIDERHGRLEDD, encoded by the coding sequence ATGACCAAGATAAGCGTCGAAGTGCCCGACGAACTCCTCTCGGATTTGGACGACCACGTGGGCGACGACGGGAAGTTCGTCAACAGGAGCGAGGCGATTCGCGCTTCGATTCGAAAGATGCTGGACATTCTGGACGAGATCGACGAACGCCACGGGAGACTTGAAGATGACTGA
- a CDS encoding DUF7474 family protein, which translates to MPRFAYPCPDCRTTTNLHGPDCRFDGEPWTDIEKAYTDIIAVLSADSVTEEELRDAVHGRWNATHVAALDRLRHEKRVVESDGTLRLLTADEFRETVSEPSFEPMRTIYEKGSVPGCHDNAVFAMIAWYEMVGLSWPETRENVVEWLHKSGTWGRGGFEESTPEELVETKRHVYEAGYGWKEKAQSAKAVIDRNL; encoded by the coding sequence GTGCCACGCTTCGCCTATCCGTGCCCCGACTGTCGAACGACGACGAACCTCCACGGCCCGGACTGCCGGTTCGACGGGGAGCCGTGGACGGACATCGAGAAAGCGTATACCGACATCATCGCGGTGCTCTCGGCCGATTCGGTGACGGAGGAGGAACTCCGCGACGCGGTTCACGGCCGTTGGAACGCCACGCACGTGGCGGCGCTCGACCGCCTTCGTCACGAAAAGCGGGTCGTGGAGAGCGACGGAACCTTACGCCTCCTCACCGCCGACGAGTTCCGGGAGACCGTCTCGGAGCCGAGCTTCGAGCCGATGCGGACGATTTACGAGAAGGGAAGCGTTCCGGGCTGTCACGACAACGCCGTCTTCGCCATGATCGCGTGGTACGAGATGGTCGGCCTGTCGTGGCCCGAGACGCGCGAGAACGTCGTCGAGTGGCTCCACAAGAGCGGAACGTGGGGACGCGGCGGGTTCGAGGAGTCCACGCCGGAGGAACTGGTCGAAACCAAGCGTCACGTCTACGAGGCCGGGTACGGGTGGAAAGAGAAGGCCCAGTCGGCGAAGGCGGTCATCGACCGGAACCTGTAG
- the tatC gene encoding twin-arginine translocase subunit TatC: MGEESEATAGSNISKVPASEEAPEPPDENLYAPEDPEPAVERPSQPMDDEEMPLADHVEEMIKRLAIVLVIAGVVSLITLPFADHVINFLWNQILPVGPETRPRLYAPLALVMTKLKVASLAGLIIALPVMVYETYLFMRPGLYPHERRYYLAAVPTSLVLAFVGVSFAYFLILPAIFTYFLSYTQSANVAVAFGLTKTFNLILMMMGVLAVVFQIPLLIMLAIMMGLTTRQWMANRRLYFWGAFAGFAFLFSPDPTGMAPFLVAITMVGLFEGTLLLLKWTGK; this comes from the coding sequence ATGGGCGAAGAATCGGAGGCGACGGCAGGCAGTAATATATCGAAGGTCCCGGCGTCGGAAGAAGCGCCGGAGCCGCCGGACGAGAACCTGTACGCGCCCGAGGACCCGGAGCCAGCAGTCGAGCGGCCGAGCCAGCCGATGGACGACGAGGAGATGCCGCTCGCCGACCACGTAGAGGAGATGATAAAACGGCTCGCCATCGTCCTCGTCATCGCTGGCGTCGTGAGTCTCATCACCCTCCCGTTCGCGGATCACGTCATCAACTTCCTCTGGAATCAAATTCTGCCGGTCGGTCCCGAAACCCGACCACGGCTCTACGCGCCGCTGGCACTCGTGATGACGAAACTCAAGGTCGCCAGCCTCGCGGGTCTCATTATCGCCCTCCCCGTCATGGTGTACGAGACGTACCTCTTCATGCGCCCCGGTCTCTACCCGCACGAGCGTCGATACTACCTCGCGGCGGTGCCGACGAGCCTCGTCCTCGCGTTCGTGGGCGTCAGCTTCGCGTACTTCCTCATCCTCCCCGCCATCTTCACTTACTTCCTGTCGTACACACAGAGCGCGAACGTCGCCGTCGCGTTCGGTCTGACGAAGACGTTCAACCTCATTCTGATGATGATGGGCGTGTTGGCCGTCGTCTTCCAGATTCCGCTCCTCATCATGCTCGCCATCATGATGGGCCTGACGACGCGCCAGTGGATGGCCAACCGACGGCTGTACTTCTGGGGTGCGTTCGCCGGGTTCGCGTTCCTGTTCAGCCCCGACCCGACCGGGATGGCTCCGTTCCTCGTCGCCATCACGATGGTCGGCCTGTTCGAAGGCACCTTGCTCCTCCTGAAGTGGACGGGCAAGTGA
- the larE gene encoding ATP-dependent sacrificial sulfur transferase LarE codes for MPTVEEKLAAAKADLAERDGVLVAFSGGVDSSVVAAIAHDALGDDAVACTAKSETLPEAELGDANRVADEIGIRHVVAEFSELDDPNFVENGDDRCYHCRTMRLGAMFDKAAELDIDIVCDGTNADDVSAGHRPGLRAVEELDAYSPLLQHDISKAEVREIAEAYDLSVADKPAMACLSSRIPTGLEVTEERLSRIERAETVLRQWGFTQFRVRDHDGLARIEIGEDELSRALDEEFVRAARDHLTDLGFEHVTLDLHGYRTGSVSPEGDARESIDERASNGERGGTTREQADGDASESGPQGEPLVEDVFSTEYPTGGQ; via the coding sequence ATGCCAACCGTCGAGGAGAAACTGGCCGCCGCGAAGGCAGACCTCGCGGAGCGCGACGGCGTGCTCGTCGCGTTCAGCGGTGGGGTCGATTCGAGCGTCGTCGCCGCTATCGCCCACGATGCGCTGGGGGACGATGCCGTCGCATGCACCGCGAAGAGCGAAACCCTACCCGAGGCCGAACTCGGGGACGCGAATCGTGTCGCCGACGAAATCGGAATCCGCCACGTCGTCGCCGAGTTCAGCGAGTTGGACGACCCGAACTTCGTCGAGAACGGCGACGACCGCTGTTATCACTGCCGGACGATGCGCCTCGGTGCGATGTTCGACAAGGCGGCCGAACTCGACATCGATATCGTCTGCGACGGGACGAACGCCGACGACGTATCCGCAGGGCACCGCCCCGGTCTCCGCGCCGTCGAGGAGTTGGACGCCTACTCGCCGCTCCTCCAACACGACATCTCGAAGGCCGAGGTCAGGGAAATCGCGGAAGCGTACGACCTCTCCGTCGCCGACAAACCCGCGATGGCATGTCTCTCCTCGCGCATCCCGACCGGTTTGGAAGTGACCGAGGAACGCCTCTCCCGAATCGAACGCGCCGAAACGGTACTCCGCCAGTGGGGGTTCACCCAGTTCCGCGTCCGCGACCACGACGGACTGGCGCGCATCGAAATCGGCGAGGACGAACTGTCGCGGGCGCTGGACGAGGAGTTCGTTCGCGCCGCACGGGACCACCTGACGGACCTCGGATTCGAACACGTCACGCTCGACCTGCACGGCTATCGAACCGGGAGTGTAAGTCCGGAAGGCGATGCGCGCGAGTCGATAGACGAGCGGGCATCGAACGGCGAGCGGGGAGGGACGACCCGCGAGCAAGCCGACGGCGATGCGAGCGAGTCGGGACCGCAAGGCGAACCGCTGGTCGAAGACGTGTTCAGCACGGAGTATCCGACCGGTGGTCAGTAG
- a CDS encoding DUF1059 domain-containing protein has protein sequence MAHQFECTQQDCDFMVRADDEQEIVDMVQEHAREKHGMSMDRNDVQGAIEQS, from the coding sequence ATGGCACACCAGTTCGAATGTACGCAACAGGATTGTGACTTTATGGTACGAGCCGACGACGAGCAAGAAATCGTCGATATGGTGCAGGAACACGCTCGAGAAAAGCACGGTATGTCGATGGACCGAAACGACGTCCAAGGCGCGATAGAGCAAAGCTAG
- a CDS encoding DNA polymerase sliding clamp — MFKAIVSADTLRTTIDSVGVLVDECKIHLEEDGLTIKAVDPANVGMVDLQLDSEAFESYEADGGVLGVNLDRLESIAGMASSDQLIEMELDEETRKLHIKIDGLEYTLALIDPDSIRQEPDIPDLDLSATIVVEGSDIDRAVKAADMVSDHIALGVNEDDEIFYVEAEGDTDNVDLKLDRDDLIDLTTGPAHSLFSLDYLKDMNKAIPNDGEVSIDLGEEFPVKLHFEIAEGMGDVTYMLAPRIQSD, encoded by the coding sequence ATGTTCAAGGCTATCGTGAGCGCGGATACGCTCCGGACGACGATCGATTCCGTGGGCGTTCTGGTGGATGAATGCAAGATCCACCTCGAGGAGGATGGCCTCACCATCAAGGCAGTGGACCCGGCCAACGTCGGAATGGTGGACCTCCAACTCGATTCCGAAGCATTCGAATCCTACGAGGCTGACGGGGGCGTCCTCGGCGTCAACCTCGACCGTCTCGAAAGCATCGCTGGCATGGCCAGCTCCGACCAACTCATCGAGATGGAGTTGGACGAAGAGACGCGCAAACTCCACATCAAGATCGACGGACTCGAATACACCCTCGCGCTCATCGACCCCGATTCCATCCGCCAAGAACCCGACATCCCGGACCTCGACCTCTCGGCGACCATCGTCGTCGAAGGGTCCGACATCGACCGCGCGGTCAAAGCCGCCGACATGGTTTCCGACCACATCGCCCTCGGCGTGAACGAGGACGACGAGATATTCTACGTCGAAGCCGAAGGCGACACCGACAACGTCGACCTGAAACTCGACCGCGACGACCTCATCGACCTCACGACCGGTCCCGCCCACTCCCTGTTCAGCCTCGACTATCTCAAAGACATGAACAAGGCGATCCCGAACGACGGCGAAGTGTCCATCGACCTCGGCGAGGAGTTCCCCGTCAAGCTTCACTTCGAAATCGCGGAAGGCATGGGTGACGTGACCTACATGCTCGCGCCGCGTATCCAGAGCGACTGA